One Armatimonadota bacterium genomic window, CCACCGGCAAGCAGGTGCCGGTCCGCGACGACTCGCCGGAGATGGCGGGCCTCCAGCTCTCGCTCGACGCCGGCGAGGGGCGGCTGTTCCTGCTGAGGTGACTCGGCTCCCGGGGGCGCGGCGGCGCGTTGACCATGTCGCGCGCAGTTGATATACTCGCAGCACACAGCAGATCAGAGGTTGAGTCAGATGAAGGAATATGAAGTCTCGGCGTTGATCACCAAGGAAGACCGGTGGTATGTGGCTCGGTGCGCGGAGCTGAACGTCACGTCCCAGGGCGAGAGCGTCGAAGAAGCCAAGGCGAACCTGAAGGAGGCGGTCGAGCTCTACATCGAGAGCTTCGGCACAGACATGCTGCCGTCGGCCAGTCAGGAGCCATTCTTCACCACGATCAAGGTGGCGGCTTGACATGCCCAAGCTCCCAGTGATATCGGGAGACCGACTGGTGGCGGCCCTGCGGCGAGCCGGATTCTCCGTCGTCCGTCAGCGGGGCAGCCATGTATCGCTCTCGCGAACGACG contains:
- a CDS encoding type II toxin-antitoxin system HicB family antitoxin, with translation MKEYEVSALITKEDRWYVARCAELNVTSQGESVEEAKANLKEAVELYIESFGTDMLPSASQEPFFTTIKVAA
- a CDS encoding type II toxin-antitoxin system HicA family toxin — its product is MPKLPVISGDRLVAALRRAGFSVVRQRGSHVSLSRTT